A portion of the Parasteatoda tepidariorum isolate YZ-2023 chromosome 5, CAS_Ptep_4.0, whole genome shotgun sequence genome contains these proteins:
- the LOC107436665 gene encoding uncharacterized protein codes for MSLNFFCDARKFVYSTVVFLRIEDKSNVQVHLIQSKARIAPCGKKEATIARLKLLGAIIAARLPIEIVKQFQTDEVHFWTDSTTVLAWLKREDTWGLFVENRVQEIRKWTPVKAWRHLPGSMNPADYYQVELALLNNLAIRNGGRVPAGYIFPTRNGL; via the coding sequence atgtcattaaatttcttttgtgatGCCAGAAAATTTGTGTATTCGACAGTAGTTTTCCTGAGAATAGAAGACAAAAGCAATGTTCAAGTTCATCTGATACAGAGTAAAGCAAGAATCGCACCTTGCGGGAAAAAGGAAGCAACGATTGCTCGACTTAAACTTCTTGGTGCCATAATTGCAGCTCGTCTACCTATTGAAATAGTAAAACAGTTTCAGACGGACGAAGTTCATTTCTGGACAGACTCAACAACTGTTTTAGCTTGGCTTAAAAGAGAAGACACATGGGGTTTATTTGTGGAAAATCGAGTTCAAGAAATTAGGAAATGGACTCCGGTGAAAGCATGGAGGCATTTGCCCGGATCCATGAATCCCGCAGACTATTACCAAGTAGAGCTTGCTCTGCTCAACAACTTGGCAATTCGAAATGGTGGGAGGGTCCCAGCAGGCTATATCTTTCCCACACGGAATGGCCTGTAG
- the LOC107436666 gene encoding uncharacterized protein has product MRIPCHYLPIRPVIKERSTTKIRPVFNASSKRKGVPSLNDSVEKGNFLRFLWYGEDGQVKHFRHRRVVFGVSCSPFLVGATIQYHLNNKLEEAIGGNEKYPKEIIQELIYSFYVDNCLTSVKTESELKQFIEVATNIMDEKQFDLQGWESTNPSEPNSSETYILGMKWNRQSDTLLINIPDMKDTKHEKITKRSILAASHRVFDPMGITSPVSLLPKLWLQNLWKAKTG; this is encoded by the exons ATGAGGATACCTTGTCACTACTTACCTATTCGACCTGTGATAAAAGAGAGAAGCACTACTAAAATCAGGCCCGTGTTCAATGCTTCTTCTAAGAGAAAAGGAGTTCCTAGTTTAAATGATTCTGTTGAGAAAGG AAATTTCTTGCGATTCTTATGGTATGGAGAAGATGGACAGGTCAAACATTTTCGTCATCGAAGAGTTGTGTTTGGCGTTTCCTGTAGTCCGTTTTTGGTTGGAGCCACTATTCAATAccatttgaataataaactaGAGGAAGCAATAGGAGGGAATGAAAAATACCCTAAAGAGATTATACAGGAACTAATATACAGTTTTTATGTTGATAATTGCCTCACAAGCGTGAAAACTGAATCAGAGTTGAAACAATTCATAGAAGTTGCTACTAATATTATGgatgaaaaacaatttgatttaCAAGGGTGGGAGTCTACTAACCCATCAGAACCTAATTCTAGTGAGACCTACATTCTGGGAATGAAGTGGAATAGACAAAGTGATACTCTGTTAATTAATATTCCTGATATGAAAGACACAAAGCATGAAAAAATCACCAAAAGAAGCATTTTAGCTGCCTCACACAGAGTTTTTGATCCTATGGGGATAACTAGCCCGGTATCGCTGCTACCAAAATTGTGGTTACAAAATTTGTGGAAAGCTAAAACTGGTTGA